The DNA sequence GAAAACTGGCAGCATATAAAAGACTATCTGCTTCAGGAATATATTACAAACTCGGTGCTGCTGATCGTTTTTACAGCTGCGGCGACGATGATTATTGGAACCAGTTTAGCGTGGCTTGTCACAAATTACCGCTTCCCGCTGAAGAATTTCTTTTCATGGGCGCTTATTCTGCCGTTGGCTATTCCGGCCTATATCGGGGCATATGCTTATCACGGCATAGTCAATTACACGGGGGTCATTCAGGCCACATTAAGAAACAGATTCGATATAGAAGTAAACCAGGCGTACTTTGATATTACGAATATCCCTGGAGCGGTGTTTATTTTTACGCTGTTTCTGTTTCCATACGTGTATGTAATTACAAAGGGATTTCTCGAGAGACAGTCAGCCTCCCTCTTTGAAGATGCACGGCTTCTCGGGAGCGGCCCTTTTAATACCTTTTTTAAAGCAGGTCTGCCGCTTTCCCGTGCGGCGATCGTAGGTGGAGTAGTTCTCGTGATCCTGGAAGTACTTAACGACTACGGTGTCGTCAGTTATTTCGGTATCCAGACGTTCAGTACCGCCATTTTCAGAACGTGGTACGGGATGCAGGACCTTGATTCTGCGATGAAACTGGCGGGCATACTCATGTTTCTCGTTATTATTATTCTTGTTCTGGAGCGGCTCATCCGCGGCCAGAAAAATTACAGTTTCTCCTCTGCGAACGTTCGGCCTGTGGAGCCGCAGGAGGTAAAAGGAGTAAAGGGCTGGCTGATTTTCTCTTACTGCTTTTTCATCTTCAGTCTGGCTTTTATCATTCCGATGGCGCAGCTGGCTTACTGGGCGATGCTCACTTATGAAAAAGTAATCACAATGGAGTTTATTACTCTCATATTCAATTCCGTGTTTGTCGCAACAATTACGGCGGTTATCATCGTCTTTATTTCGTTAATAGTAGGCAATTATACCCGTCTTCACAAGGGATTAGGCCCGAAAATTATATCACGGGTTATTATTCTCGGTTATTCCATTCCTGGGGCAGCGATCGCCATTGCAGTGATAACTTTGTTTATATCCATTGATGGTTTCCTCGGTTCGATCTCTTCTCTGCTGAATCTGGACGGGGCAATTGTATTAAGAACTACGCTCGTGATGCTTATTTCCGCCTATATTATTCGATTTATGGCAGTAGGCTATAACGCTATAGAAGCGGGTTTCGAAAAAATTGGTACAACCTTTACAGAGGCTTCAAGAGGACTCGGCTTTTCGACAATTAAAACGTTTTTTAAAGTTGATATCCCTCTTTTGAGAGGTGCTATCTTCGGAGGATTTATTCTCGTATTTGTCGATATCCTGAAAGAGCTTCCTCTGACATTATTCCTGCAGCCGTTTAACTTTTCCACACTTGCCACTCAGGCTTACCGTTTCGCCAACGATGAGATGGTTCATGAAGCTGCACTGGCATCAATTTTGATCGTGATCGTCAGCGGCTCATGTATCTATTTCTTCCACAGATTTTCACAAAAAGACTTGTAACAGAAAAGCCGGGTGGACAGCGTGATTACGTCATGCTGCCCACCCGGCTTTTATAGTATTCATTTCCCTGCTTTATTTTCAAGGCAGCCTGAAAATAAAATGTAAGGAGAGGCTGTCTCAAAAGATATATCGAGACAGCCTGGAAAGCAAGTGCGGAGCCGGATAAGTTGTTAAAAAGCCTGTTAGACAGGAATTTGTCTAACAGGACTTTGTCCGTGCGAAGCCGTGCCCCTGTCCTTATGGGTCAGCTCCTTTTAAAGCCTACCGCAGTGCGGTATTCAGGCTTTCCAGATTCTGCTCCATCAGGGAGAAGTAAGTTTCCTCATTTTCCACATCTTCTTCAACGAGTACTTCCAGGTTGTGAAGCTCCAATGCCTCGGCACCAACTTCTTCACGCACTGTTTCTGTGATGTTTTCAGGAATATTCTGCTCAAACATAACATAATTAATGTCGTTCTCATCCATAAACGCCATCGTTTCCTCTAACTGCTGAATCGAAGGCTCGTTGGAAGGGGAAAGCCCGGCAATACCGAGCTGATGAACGCCATATTCTTCTTCCCAGTAGCCGTAGCCTGCGTGGGAGACAACGATAGTGTCGTTCGACATGTTTTCAGAGAGCTCGGTAAACTGCTCATCCAGCTCTTCCAATTGCGTAAGCACCTCTTCATAGTTTTCTTCAAAGGTGTCCGCTTCATCCGGATTGACTTCGCTCAGCGCATTTTTAATATTTTCTGCCTGTTCGGCTGCGCGCATCGGGTCAAGCCAGACATGTGCATCTTCTTCGGCATGTCCGTGCTCGTCATTATTGCTGTTATTATCATCATGATCATGGTCCTCTTCATCGTTGTGATTATTATTGTCATGATCGTTGGCGTCATTATGGTTGTCATTATCATCGTGACCATGGTCGTCATCGTGGTTATTATCATCGCCGTGATCGTCTTCAATTCCGTGACTGTAGGAAATCAGCTCGATACCTTCTGAAGCTGTCACCATGTCAACGTCCTGGCCGCTGACCGCTTCCTGCACACTTTCTGTAAAACCTTCAAATCCTGCCCCGTTATAAATGAACAAATCAGCCTCTGCGATTTCAATCATCTGACTGGAGGAGGGGTCAAACGTATGGGCGTCCACACCGACTGGGACGATATTTTCCACCTCAACATGATCTCCGCCGATTTCTTCTGCGAAGTACTGAAGAGGGAAGAGGGTCGTTTTAACAACAACCGGCTCCTGGTCACCGGCGGCTTCCGCCTCATTGTTCTGTTCGTCAGGAGTTGTATTGTTTCCGGCGTTGCCCTCATTATTTGTCGTATCTTCATTGCTTCCGCACGCTGCAAGAAGAACAGCGGAGAGCACAATCATCGATAAAGATGTTTTTTTCATTTGTCTTACCCCTTTCGTAACGATTACGTTCTGCATAATTAGTAGTATACGGATTATTAAACAGTTTGTAAATCATAATAATTACGATTAACGTAAATTTTATGTCGTTTTTTTAAGAAGAGGAAGAGTGGACGTTTTCGAAAGGGAAAGATGTCCTGGATCGAAAACTTCCGGAGAATGGGTTCCGTCTGAAGACCAGTTTTTTTAAGGTTATCATTCGCGAAATTAAGCTGAAGATCCTCCCGGACGCAAGGGAAGCCGCATGCTTTCTCCGAGGCAGGCGGAGGAGCCGCAGGCATGCCAAAAACAACACGGAGCTTTAACAGAGACACTTATGCAAATATTTTTACACCATGAAGCATGAAAATGCCCTTTTACAAGAATAGAATTTCTATCTATAAAGGTGGTATGAAAGATGTTCAAGAAAGGATCTTCTTTAGTAGGTGGCAGATACTTCTCTATCTTTTTACCGTAAGCTGGAGTGGACATGGCGCGACTCCGGGGCGAAGGAGGACGAGCCGAAGATCCATTCCGCACGACCGCAGGGAGGAAGGGAATAGCTGAGGCCGGCCCGCCCGGAAAGCGTCCCCATGGAAACGAAAGCGCACGTTCATTGCTTCAATACTTTATTTTCAATGCAGCCATTCTATAAACAGGTCTTTCTTAATATTGACAGATTCTTCATTATATAAGATTATACTTGTATAAGTACAAACTTATAAAACTTCACAAGAAAGGAATGGTACGTATGAAGCCGCATGAAACGGGAATTGATTTTGAAACGTCGCTGGGAGCGGTAACCCGCAGTGTGTCGGAACTTGAGAAGGAAGGGGAGACGCTGCGCAGTGTTACGCTGGAACGGTCATACAATACGACGGCAGAGGACCTGTGGGATGCAGTTACAAATCCCGAGCGGCTCGAACGGTTTTTCGCTCCTGTCAGCGGAGAGCTGCAGCTCGGGGGCCGATATCAGATTGAAGGAAACGCAGATGGCAAGATCACGGCATGCGAGCCGCCGGAGTTTTTCGGGGCCACGTGGGAATTCGGAGGCGGTATGAGCTGGATCGAAGTCCGCATCAGCCGGGATGGGGAGAAGAGATCCCGGCTTTCCCTGTCCCACCTCTGTCCGGTAGATGAACACTGGGAGAAATTCGGACCGGGAGCAGCTGGTGTCGGATGGGATTTGAGTCTGCTTGGTCTGGAGGCGCACCTAGCGGATATTGCTTTTGATCGTACGGACGGGCACGCTCTGATGGTTTCCGAGGAAGGAAAGGCCTTCATGATTGGTTCCAGTAAAGACTGGGGCCGGGCCGCGGCTGCCTTTGGAGAAGACCCTGCTCAGGCCAAAGCTGCGGCAGAACAGACAACGGCGTTTTATACGGGTGAAGAAACTCAGGAGGGCTGACGATGCATGCGTTCGATGTTCTCGGTGACCCGGTGCGGCGCCGCATCCTGGAACTGCTCGCGGCGGGCGAGCAGCGTTCCGGTAATATCGTGGAAGTGATTCAACACGAGTTCGGTATCACGCAGGCGGCTGTCTCGCAGCATCTGCGTATCCTCCGCGAAAACGGTTTTGCCAGCGTACGAATCGATGGAGCCCGCCGCATTTATTCGGTGGACGGCCGGGCTCTTCGGGAAGTGGACGAGTGGCTCAGCCGCTTCCGTTCCTTCTGGGAACCGAAGCTGGACGCACTCGATACGGAAATTGCAAGGGGAAAGAAAAAGGATAAAGGCTGAATAAACCTTCAGGCAAATAGTTTAATCCTGCAGAAAAGAACACAACGTGCAGGGAGGATCAAAACGTTTCCTGCTAAGCTGAAAAAGAAGGAGGGATAAAGTGGATTCGCTTCAGAAAATGAATGATGCTATGAAGTACATTGAAGAAAATCTGGCAGGAGAAATAGATTTTCAAAAGGCCGCACGAACCGCTCATTGTTCGGAATACCACCTGAGAAGGATTTTTTCTTTTCTTGCCGGCACCTCATTATCCGAATATATCCGTCGCCGCCGGCTCAGTCTGGCTGCTCTGGAACTCAAGGATAAAAAGATCAAAGTCATTGATGCGGCATTGAAGTATGGATATCAATCGCCGGATGCTTTCACAAGAGCATTTATTCACCTGCACGGCGTGACACCTTCAGAAGCAAGAGAGGATGCCAGCAGGCTGAAGGCTTATCCCCCCATGACCTTCCGATTATCAGTAGAAGGAGGAAATGAAATGAATTACCGTATTGAGCAGAAAGATGCGTTTCATATCGTTGGAATAATGAAAAGGGTGCCAATTATTTTTGAAGGGGAAAATCCGGAAATAACGGCGATGTGGAAATCATTAACGAAGGAAAAACGAGAGCAGTTAGAAAAGCTTTCAAATGTGGAGCCGGAAGGAATTATTCAGGCATCTGCCAATTTTTCTGAAGGACGCATGGAGGAGCAGGGAGAACTGGATCAATATATCGGCGTAGCAACAACGAAGGATTCGGGAGAAAACTTCTCCAGCCTTGAAGTTCCTGCCTTCACGTGGGCCGTTTTTGAATCAGAAGGACCGTTTCCACAGACTCTGCAGGAAACATGGGGCAGAATCTATTCTGAATGGTTCCCATCTTCCGGGTATGAATCGGTGGCGGGACCGGAAATATTGTCGATTAAGACGAGTGACTTAACTTCCCCTGCTGTATCCTGCGAAATCAGGATTCCAGTTTCGAAAAAATAAATAGTGCGGAGGATGTATAGATGCAGGCGACAGAAGATCATTATTTAATACGTTCTTTCAGCCGCTGCTTTCCTGCTGATCATATTGATCTTTACCTGTAGGTAGGATATAGTTAAATGACATTAAAACAAGGAGGGTTGTTAAAAATGATGCATTCAGGAAGAATCTGGTCCCGGACTTTGAACAATAAGTAACTGAATATGTTCAAAGGCTCTGTGTTCATAAAGCAGAGTAAACGGGAGTAATCTGCACATTTTTAACAATCTTCAACGGGAAAGTATATACTTTTTACGAGAAGAAAGGCAGATATACATCTGTCTTTTTTTCGTACGGTTTTTGATAAGACAAAAGAATATCTCCGTTTACTCTTCCCACAGACAGCCCGCTGCCTGTGGTTTTTTATGATTACATTCCTTTCTATTTTATAAAAAGCGAGTGTAGGAAATGGAAAAGCTGGTTTTGGAATTAAACGATATTAAAGTTTCTTTTCTGGATAAAACCATTTTTACAGAAATAGACCAGCTGAGCGGCGGGGAATCTATACGATTAAAGCTTTGTCAGCTGTTTCTCGGTGCCTGTAACGTGCTTATTTTAGATGAACCGGAGAATTTCCTGGATCTCCGAAGCAGGAAAGCTCTGGAATCGCTGCTCTTAAATTATGAAGGTACGGTGTTGATGGTGAGTCATGACCGTGCGTTTATTAACCGAACAGCAGATCAAGTCTACGAAATACAGGAGAAAAAGGTAAAACTGATTCATGAATATAAAAAGCAGTAATTCTGCCCGGGCTTAAAATTAAATGATGGAGGGAATAAAAAATGAAGACTATAGAAATCAAACAGTTAGCAGAAAAGAACGGCCTGCATATTTCAGAGGAGACGATCACTATGAACGAGTCGGGCGTGGACTTTCTTGTCGCTTATGCGAAAGATCCGAACAAAAACAGATGGATCCTCCGCATTCCCCGGAGACCGGAATCGATGAGGCATGCAGGAAAGGAAAAAGCAGCGCTCGAAATCATTCAGCGCCATGTGAGATTTGAAGTGCCCTTCTGGTCCGTTTTCAGTGAAGACCTTATTGCTTACAGGGAGCTGAGCGGAGTGCCCGCCGCTGTGATTGATATGGAAAAGCAGGACTACGAGTGGAAGCTGGATAAAACGAATGTCCCGGCCGGCTATTACGAGTCGCTCGGAACCGCACTCGCTGATTTACACGCGATTCCGCCCAAAGCATTTCACCCGATCGGAGCAGAAACGACCAGTGCCGGGAACCTGCGGTCTTCGATGAAGGAGCGGATGGCGCGTGTAAAGGAAATCTATGACGTCAACGAAACGTTATGGGAGCGCTGGCAGAGGTGGCTGGCTGATGATACGATCTGGCCGGCTCACGCAGGTGTCCTTCACGGGGACCTGCATCCGGGACATATTCTTATTGATGAGAACAGCCGTGTGACAGGCCTGATCGACTGGACGGAAACAGCTGTAGGGGACGTGTCGGCCGATTTCCTGTCGCATTACCTCATATTCGGAAAAGAAGGGCTGGCAGAGCTCCTGCATGCGTATGCCCGGGCAGGGGGGAAAACGTGGTCCGGAATGGAAGAGCATATAGAGGAACTGCTGACAACGAGCGGCATTACTGTCGCGGAATATGCAGAGGTCTCCGGATTAAAAGAGATGCACGAAGCAGCGGCGCACATGCTTTCACAGGAAAACGGCAGGTAAGCATGCAGGCTTAAGAAAGGAGAGTTGACGTGAATATTTTTATCAGACAGGAACGGCCCGAAGACTATGAGAAAACGGAAAAACTGGTTAGAGAGGCTTTTTTGAAGGAAGAGAGGAGTGATCAGACCGAGCACCTGCTCGTAAGGCGGATCAGACAGTCAGAAGCCTTTATACCAGAGCTGTCTCTCGTTGCGTTCGATAGCGAAAAGGAAATGACAGGCCACATTCTATTATCGGAGATAACGATAACAGGAGAGGATAAAACGACAGCATCCCTGGCGCTCGCTCCGATGTCGGTGCTCCCCGCGCATCAGAAAAAAGGTATTGGCAGCCGCTTAATTCATGAAGCGCTGGAAAAAGCAAAAGAGCTCGGCTGGCATTCGGTAATTGTACTGGGACACAAAGACTACTATCCGAAATTCGGCTTCCGCCAGGCTCAGCTGTGGAACATCCGCGCGCCGTTTGACGTGCCGGAAGAAGTCTTTATGGCTCTGGAATTAACCGAACATGCTCTGGGAAACGCACAGGGGACGGTTCATTATTCGAGCGCTTTTTCAGAATGAAGGCAGCAGTCTTTGTGAAATCAATCCCGGTATATCAGCAGGCAGGCGCAAGTTCAGGGAGCGGGATAGTAAGGGTGCAGTAGTTTTGTCAAAATAAAAAAGAAAGAAGCATAAAGAAAGGATTTTATGCTTCTTTCAAGAAAATTTATTAAGTTGAATCATTTTTTAAAGCGCTTACAAAAATAAGGATTTATTAATAGGGAGACCATTCTCCCGGCAATACGTCTCGTAATGGTTAATCATCCAAAATGTGTCGACCACAAGATTGGTATTTTCCTCATCGTCAAGGAATTCCAGCGTCCCGTGTACTTGGAAAAAAATTATGGCTCCATTATCCGTCATTAAAGTGTGGCTTCTTCCGGGACTTTCACGAACATAATCTCCCACCTGAGAGACCCAGTCATACTCAGCATAACGCCAGCTTCCCTCTAATGTCATTGCCTGTACAGGTCCGCGGTGACGATGGACACCCAATCCGCCCGGTCCTTCGATCTTAAGATTAACTGCTGTGGAATTATTTCGAATATCAAAAGTTAAGTAGCGTACAAAAACGTTATCAGTCAAAAATGGTATCCACGGAGAAGTTTCCAAGGACGAATCAATATACCCTTCTTCTAAAGCATATTTATCCCGAGTTATGTCCACTTTACGTTCCATTTCAATTAAAGACATCTACCTGTCCCCTTTTTGTTTATTATTGGAAATCGAAGTTCTTAGCTAAACATATAGTATTCAGACTATTGTGTCAATAGATAACATTCCTGCTGTTAATTTCCAAACGGATAAAATGAATATATATGTTGAACTTAATAATTAGTCTCTGCTTCTGTGAGCAGCCGCTTACGTTTCCATGGGGATGCTTTCGCCGGCCTTAGCTAATCCGTTCCTCCCTGCGGTCGGGCGGGATTGTTCAAGATAAAGATAAAACTGTACACAATGAGGAGAATAATGCCAGTAACGAACAAGGAAAGCAGCACAGCGTTTTGTTTGAATAGAAATCGAAAAAATAAAACACGAGGAACGACGAACATCCCCCCGGTTTTCTAAAGAAAGCAGGGGGGTGTTTTCATTATGAAATAGCAGCGGGCAGGCCCTGTTATCGAAACCAGCTTAATAAAAAAGGTTTTCTCTTTTTTCAGTCTACCTCCCGAATCGACCTTGCAAAACCGACGACAACCAATGCCTGCAGGCTCATGAGCACGCCGCCTCCGATCATGATCGTATCGATCGTGAGGCCGGCAGCGAGTAGAAGAGACGTGAGCAGGTAGCTTACCGGTACGAGGCCGAGAGCAGCGAAAGACAGCATGCTCATGACGCGGCCGATGTAGCCTTCCTCCGTATTCGCCTGGATAGCGGAAATGAGCGGAATGTCGATGATGGAAAGCAGCACGCCGATCAAGGCAATAAAAACGAGGCTCCAAAGCATATCCGGAATCAGGCCGAAACCGAGAAAGGCGAGCGCGAGAAGGAGAATGCCCGTAACAGAAACAAGCCCCCGCTTCCGCTGGATATTCAGCACACCGACGAGAAGCGCCCCGG is a window from the Alkalicoccus halolimnae genome containing:
- a CDS encoding ABC transporter permease gives rise to the protein MGRIKRLRKYLDIWTVLSLFFISIIIIPNLLIGFNLFTEANENWQHIKDYLLQEYITNSVLLIVFTAAATMIIGTSLAWLVTNYRFPLKNFFSWALILPLAIPAYIGAYAYHGIVNYTGVIQATLRNRFDIEVNQAYFDITNIPGAVFIFTLFLFPYVYVITKGFLERQSASLFEDARLLGSGPFNTFFKAGLPLSRAAIVGGVVLVILEVLNDYGVVSYFGIQTFSTAIFRTWYGMQDLDSAMKLAGILMFLVIIILVLERLIRGQKNYSFSSANVRPVEPQEVKGVKGWLIFSYCFFIFSLAFIIPMAQLAYWAMLTYEKVITMEFITLIFNSVFVATITAVIIVFISLIVGNYTRLHKGLGPKIISRVIILGYSIPGAAIAIAVITLFISIDGFLGSISSLLNLDGAIVLRTTLVMLISAYIIRFMAVGYNAIEAGFEKIGTTFTEASRGLGFSTIKTFFKVDIPLLRGAIFGGFILVFVDILKELPLTLFLQPFNFSTLATQAYRFANDEMVHEAALASILIVIVSGSCIYFFHRFSQKDL
- a CDS encoding metal ABC transporter solute-binding protein, Zn/Mn family, with translation MKKTSLSMIVLSAVLLAACGSNEDTTNNEGNAGNNTTPDEQNNEAEAAGDQEPVVVKTTLFPLQYFAEEIGGDHVEVENIVPVGVDAHTFDPSSSQMIEIAEADLFIYNGAGFEGFTESVQEAVSGQDVDMVTASEGIELISYSHGIEDDHGDDNNHDDDHGHDDNDNHNDANDHDNNNHNDEEDHDHDDNNSNNDEHGHAEEDAHVWLDPMRAAEQAENIKNALSEVNPDEADTFEENYEEVLTQLEELDEQFTELSENMSNDTIVVSHAGYGYWEEEYGVHQLGIAGLSPSNEPSIQQLEETMAFMDENDINYVMFEQNIPENITETVREEVGAEALELHNLEVLVEEDVENEETYFSLMEQNLESLNTALR
- a CDS encoding SRPBCC family protein — protein: MKPHETGIDFETSLGAVTRSVSELEKEGETLRSVTLERSYNTTAEDLWDAVTNPERLERFFAPVSGELQLGGRYQIEGNADGKITACEPPEFFGATWEFGGGMSWIEVRISRDGEKRSRLSLSHLCPVDEHWEKFGPGAAGVGWDLSLLGLEAHLADIAFDRTDGHALMVSEEGKAFMIGSSKDWGRAAAAFGEDPAQAKAAAEQTTAFYTGEETQEG
- a CDS encoding ArsR/SmtB family transcription factor, with translation MHAFDVLGDPVRRRILELLAAGEQRSGNIVEVIQHEFGITQAAVSQHLRILRENGFASVRIDGARRIYSVDGRALREVDEWLSRFRSFWEPKLDALDTEIARGKKKDKG
- a CDS encoding AraC family transcriptional regulator, with translation MDSLQKMNDAMKYIEENLAGEIDFQKAARTAHCSEYHLRRIFSFLAGTSLSEYIRRRRLSLAALELKDKKIKVIDAALKYGYQSPDAFTRAFIHLHGVTPSEAREDASRLKAYPPMTFRLSVEGGNEMNYRIEQKDAFHIVGIMKRVPIIFEGENPEITAMWKSLTKEKREQLEKLSNVEPEGIIQASANFSEGRMEEQGELDQYIGVATTKDSGENFSSLEVPAFTWAVFESEGPFPQTLQETWGRIYSEWFPSSGYESVAGPEILSIKTSDLTSPAVSCEIRIPVSKK
- a CDS encoding ATP-binding cassette domain-containing protein translates to MEKLVLELNDIKVSFLDKTIFTEIDQLSGGESIRLKLCQLFLGACNVLILDEPENFLDLRSRKALESLLLNYEGTVLMVSHDRAFINRTADQVYEIQEKKVKLIHEYKKQ
- a CDS encoding macrolide 2'-phosphotransferase — translated: MKTIEIKQLAEKNGLHISEETITMNESGVDFLVAYAKDPNKNRWILRIPRRPESMRHAGKEKAALEIIQRHVRFEVPFWSVFSEDLIAYRELSGVPAAVIDMEKQDYEWKLDKTNVPAGYYESLGTALADLHAIPPKAFHPIGAETTSAGNLRSSMKERMARVKEIYDVNETLWERWQRWLADDTIWPAHAGVLHGDLHPGHILIDENSRVTGLIDWTETAVGDVSADFLSHYLIFGKEGLAELLHAYARAGGKTWSGMEEHIEELLTTSGITVAEYAEVSGLKEMHEAAAHMLSQENGR
- a CDS encoding GNAT family N-acetyltransferase, with protein sequence MNIFIRQERPEDYEKTEKLVREAFLKEERSDQTEHLLVRRIRQSEAFIPELSLVAFDSEKEMTGHILLSEITITGEDKTTASLALAPMSVLPAHQKKGIGSRLIHEALEKAKELGWHSVIVLGHKDYYPKFGFRQAQLWNIRAPFDVPEEVFMALELTEHALGNAQGTVHYSSAFSE
- a CDS encoding 2,4'-dihydroxyacetophenone dioxygenase family protein → MSLIEMERKVDITRDKYALEEGYIDSSLETSPWIPFLTDNVFVRYLTFDIRNNSTAVNLKIEGPGGLGVHRHRGPVQAMTLEGSWRYAEYDWVSQVGDYVRESPGRSHTLMTDNGAIIFFQVHGTLEFLDDEENTNLVVDTFWMINHYETYCRENGLPINKSLFL